The Oligoflexus sp. genomic interval CACAACGGTGCTTGTGTTGACATTGAAATCCAGGGCTTTTGGGAAAAGGAACTGGGCTGCAAAAAGGCTGAAGACTGCGCGATCAACGTTCAGTTCTATGATGACAAAGGCCAGAAGACCGATGTGGTTCCCACCAACAAGGACTTCATCGATTTCGTGATCGCCGCCAAAGACAAACTGCAAAACGAACTTTGGACACCCATTCAGCCGGCTCTGGATCGCGTGAGCACCAAGAAAAATGCTCAGTACGTCCTGCGCGCCAATTATCAGAAGATTGAAAAAGAGCGTCATGAAACCCTGACTCTTCTTTGGAACCCCGGTGCAACCGTTCAATCCGTTGAAACCAGCTTTACCGTGAATTGCATGGTCGCGGACAGCCTCGGCGACAAGGTTCGTTGGGACATGGAAGATCCAGGTTGCCGTGCTCTGGTAGGTCAACAGTAATTCATTTCTCAGCTAGGAACACATGATGAATAGATCCGCTTTCGCAGTGCTGGCTCTTGCCAGCTTGCCCATGCTGTCTCATGAACTGCAAGCAACCCCGGGACCTAACCCTTGCCCGATCACGTTTTCGACGGAAGTCACGGATCACTATCAGGTCTTCTGTGATGCCAATCCCACTCGCAAGCTGGTCTACTACGTTGCCAAGGAAAGCAGCGTCGAAGTACGCGGCGTCAATACATCGGCACCCCGTCCACGTTTTTCCGTGAGTCTTGCCAAGAGCACCAGCGAATCCAGCTTTGGTGAGGACGTTTACCGGCTTGGCGGCACGTTCTATACGGGCGGTTACCGGAAATATCTGCAGCAGCTGCAGGCCGAAGCAGCCAAGGCAGGCTATGGAATCACCCCTGCTCCTTTTGCGACAGGGCGCATCGCAGTTATGTATAACAATCAGGTTCTGGATGGGACCAACGGTCGTCCTCAATACAACTGTGTAACTGAGACGAAAACCATTCAAACAAGAAATGGGGCTAAAACGGTTTCGGTCCCCAGCTGCAAAGGCAAGGACTATGCGACGGGAGCGGAAACCGATTTCTCGGTGGACCTGATTGAAGAGTTTGGAAACTTCGGTCTGAGTGGCGAGTCAACGAGCCAGAAGCTGGCTTTCCAGGCAAAGACCGCTCCAATTGCTGTGGACACGGTGAATGACAAACTTGCCTTCGGTGATGAGTGGAGCGACATTCTACGTTTGAAGGTAGACTGGACCGTTGGAACGCGTGAGCATCCCCGCCGGGCCATTGCCTCGGTGAAATGGGACCTGCTTTTTGAAGAGGCGGATACCTGGCAGCTTCGTCACAACGGAGCCTGTACGGACGAGGAGTTTAACGAATTCATTGAAAGAAAAGTGGAATGCAAACCGGACTCGGAATCCTGCTCGGTGAAATTCCAATACTTCGATGAGAATGGTCAACCCACCAATCAACTTCCGGAAGGCGAGTACTTTGCCTTCATGAAGAGCGTGAAAGAAGAGCTTGAAAAAGAGCTTATGAATCGGGTGTCCACAACATTTCAGAATCCACTGGGACCAGTGTCCCGAACGCCAACAACAGCCTATCTGACAACCAGGAAAAACGTTGTGCTCCGGACGTCCCAAGGGTACATTGAAAAAGAGATCTGGTATTATCCTGATACCATCAACAAACCTGTAAGCACACTACTCAATATCGAATGCGTCCAAGGGGAACCAGGTCGTCCTATGATCTGGAACACTGAAGATGAGATCTGTGCCGACTTGCTGGGCCTCGCGTCCGAGCCTAATGAATAATCAGCCCGGGGGAGCAATCCCCCGGTGCTTTCAAGAAAGGATGAGATTGTGCTTGTCAAAATTTTAAGAACTCTGCTCCCCCTCGCAATTCTGTTGTCAACCGCAGGCTTTGCGCAAGAAAAATATCCCTGGTTTCGTCTTGATAGCGCCAACAAGATTGAAGAAAACGGCATGCTCTTTGCCAAGATCCGCGATTACCCGGATGGCAAAGGTCTGATGTGGTACACCGAATTCCGTCCTTATTTCAGCGCTGAGCCACGTAAACTTGCAGGTGATGCTGATCTGTATAAAGCTATTATTACTATCAAGCCCAAGGCTAACTATAATCGGGAGCGCCAGGCCTATCTGGATTTTCTGAACAAGCATAAAGTCCAGGACATGAAGGTCAACCAGTTGCCAGGCCTTTCTGCAGATGGAATCTTTGATACCCAGAAGTATCAGGTTTGTCAGCTGACAGAGTCATTCAGATCGTTGCTCTTTAAGGGTGATGCCGCATTTGAACCCAAGCAGACGATGCCGGCCTATCCTGATCTCTGTAACTTTACGGTCTACTTTTTCGGCGATAAACTTGATGAAGTCAAGAATCTGGTTGCAAAAGCAAGCGCGTCAGATATCGTAAAAATTCGCTATTCGCTGCCCTTCTGCGGTGAAGGAAGTTATGTGGATCGGCCCCTCGATAGCTATCTGCAAAAACTGGTCGAAGTGGGTGCTCTGAGCAAACAGGGCGATGACTATGTTCAAGACAATGCCGCTCGATTCTTTTTTCGGTCTGTCCAGGTTCTTATGGCTGATCCCAACATCTTAAGGTTGGACGGTGCCAACGCCGAAGCGAAGTGGGTCAAATTCTTTGATACATTTGTGAGGCTGGAAAATGATGGCAAGTCCGTGCGTCTGGATCTGGTCTCTCATCCCGATGCTCTTGAGCGCGAGGTTTGTGTTTCCAGTCCCTTTGAGTATTCCAACCAGCAGTGATGGGAAGATAAAGGCCCGGCGATTTTGGATCCCGGGACATTCAAGCGGTCAAACTATTCCGGAGTCCAGTCATGTTTCTGAGTAAAAATTGGGGATGCTGTCTTTTGATTCTGTTTAGTTTGACTGCGGGCTGTCGCACCGATAGCGGTGGTAAAGGTTCCAGTCCTTCACCAGAACAGGAGTGTAAAACCGAAGAGGCCGGAAAAAACGATTCAGCCACGCGCTTGAAAGAGGAACTTCTGAGCCAGGGCCAGTGGACCCAGGATGGGGAACTTTGGAAGGCCCAAAACCCGGGAGCGATGATTTTTAAATCGATTGCTCTTTTTAAGCAGAAGCCCGAACTCCTGGAAAACGAAGGGGCCACTCCTGAAGACAAATGGACGAGCTTTTATCAGGATGCGATGAGGTTGGAGGAAGGCGGATTGACCTTGGCTCCTGTTGGAAAAAAGAACTGTCCTTAAACCAAGGCGCGGCGCCAATACGCTCATCAGAGTCCGCCTCCGGGTTGAACGGGTTCCCGCGTCATGGGCTTGCGACTTAACGCTAAAGTAAAATCCGGTTCACTCAAGGGCGGAACTGTAGCCTGCTGCGGTTTCTTCTCCGGGACTATCGTTGGAGTCTCTTCATAAAGGCCGCTTTCATCAAACGCCTGAAGCCAATGATGGACTTTAATCCAACTGGCATCGAGAGGGCTGAGGTTTTTATAAAATGACCCGCCCTGATCTCTCACGGACTGCTGAAAGCGGAAGATCTCAATATCCTCGGCAAAGCTGAAGCGCAGCACGAAGTCTACAATGGGACGCAGAATCTTCAAAAGAAAACGCGGCCGGCCTCTGAAAATAGGGAACGCAAAAAGCAAGCTGCGATCCTTGTCGACCGGACTTCCGAAGACCTGCAAATCGACCCTGACATCTATCCAACGAGTCAGCCGAAGGCGTGATAGCCCTTTGAAGCTGATCTGAAGAGATGGGGAACGCTGCATGATGACGTCCAAGTTTTCACCGTTCGCATCCACGAAAGTCGTCTGGGCTTTATCCTGCTGAATATGAGTCTTTTTGTAATGACCAGATGAAACCGGAAGGAAGTGCTTCAGGATTTTATGAATATGAACATGGCTAAAGTCAAAAGCATTCAAACTGGCTATGGAATAGTGCGAAGGAAACTCATACGAGGTCAATGATTGGGTGCTGTAGTAGGACGCTTCGTTATTATTCTGTAAAAGAAGCGCTTCTTTCTCGCTATCAAGGCAAAGGCCCGGATCGCCCACGGTGATCCAGACCATCCCGTATTTCTGCCGGATGGGATAGGTTGGAACCGAAGCCTTCTCACGAATCTTTGTGGAATCGAGCGTGAGCCTGGGAATATCGGTACATTCGCCTTGGCCGTTAAACGTCCACCCGTGGTAGCAGCACTGCACCCTCCCCTTTTTCACGCAGCCTTGCGAGAGAGGAATTCCCATGTGGCTGCACTCATCCTTAAGGCATACAATATCCCTGTTTTCATTACGAAAGAGGATGATACGATGTCCGAACAATTGCTTCGGATACGACCGGCCGGCTTTGATGTCCTGCACACGAGCAATGGGAAACCACTGATCCCTAAATGTTCGCAAGTTTTCCATAAACCCCTCTCATGCATCACGCTTGCGCGATCGGAACGTGTCCAACCACGCCCACTCTCATGGATTGTTAGCACACATAAGACAGGCAGGAAAGCCAATACAGGCATGGCTTTAAGGCAAGTTAAAAAATCATCCAACGCTTCATTTCCCCTGCCCTTTGACTATAATCGTAGGCGCCGAGCAGACGTTTTCCATAGCCGGCCCGCCCACGACCTCCAGTTTCACACTATGATCGCCTGTCACGGATGGTCTGAAACTCAGGGTCGCCCTGCGACTGTCGACCGTGAAGATTTCACGTTCGATTGTGGAGCCAAAGGCTTCCAGGAGCTTGAATTCCGGCGTCCCATCACTGATCGGCGCGACCAAGGATTTGCGGAACTCCAGCTGATTATTGCCACTTGCGCCTTGGATGATCCATTCAATATCCCGCGTAGCCGTCGTATCGCGAGCCACCTCGCCAAAATTCACGATATTTTTGCCTGGAAGCAGAGCCTTGCCATCGACATAGGCCTTGACGATTTTGCCCTCGATTTCGGCCGTCTGGATGACCCGAAGGCTGCTGACAGTTCGGGAGGGCAATGTGCTGTTCGCAACAAGACTAATCGTGTAACGGCCGGTTCCAAGACCCGAACCCAGGGTCTCGACCTGGCTGGAATCAACAGCAACACGAATTCGACCCGTCATGCCCGGCTCAATAGGCGGCACACTCATCTGGATAGGAAGCCAAGGCGAAGCATCCGATGAGGGAATAAGAATCTTCACAGTCTGACTTGTATTGTTTGTGATATTGATAAACTGCTCCTGCGCATTCGTTCCGCATAGAATTTTGCCCCGATCGAAATTCACCTGTGAGGTCAGGCGTCCGTCTTCAGCCGCGATGCCGCCACTCAAGAAATCATCGGAAGCCGGTGTACCAACCACAGTGTTGCCAGGATCCAGGCTGACGTCTATGGATTCGCTGGTCTTCGTTCCTTCGATTGCAAAGCTATTGGGACTGCAGCTTTTCAAGGTCGCGTGGGACACGGTCCAGGTCATCCGGGATGTGCCCGAGAAACCTGCGGGAAATTCCATGACGGCTCCCAATCGTCCCACGCCCTGACCTTGCTCATCCAGGGTTTGCACCTGACCGATATCCGAGCTGACAGTCCAAAGGCCAGGCAAACTATAGCTAGCGCCTCTGCCCGTGACAGGGATCATAAAGTCCGGAACTTTCATGGCCACGTTGCCCTTCATCTGGATTTGACGGAAAGACGGCACCGTAGTGAAAAGAGTTTTCGGCAGATAGAAACCAACCGGCATATCGGAGATGATAAAGTTCACTTCGCGGACTTCACCGTCTTCACTCACCGTGGCTTTGAGTTTGCGTTTGACCCCCCTGTTATTGGTTCGGAGGTCTTCTGCATAATAGTTCTGCCGCTGAGCCTCCAAAGGCTGATAGGTCAAGGATAACGTCGCACCGGGCTCCAGAGTTTTCTGCAGCTCCGACGGACTGCTGGTCAAGATGAAAGGCGAAGCTTCAGCCAGTTCTTCCCACTGGAAATCGAGGAAGCTGATAGGAAAATTCCCGTTATTTTTGATGCGTATGGTCTTTTGATCGGAACGTGTGCCGCAATCCGTGGTCGAAGTCACGCGAAAATCCTTACCCTCCGGAGTCACCGTCAAGCGGGGTGAGCCCGAGTCAACCACGAGTTCTTTGATTTTCACCTGGCCTTTGACAGGCAGATTGAATTCGGACACGAGCGGACAGTGAGTCTGTGATTCTTTTGCTGTGATTTTCAGTGTGCCGGACAGGGAAGCCGCCTGCCAGGCTGCATCGAGTTTGACCTGAAGTGGGTTACGAAGGACTTCAGACTCCAAGCTATGAAGTTTCAGGCTGGCAGGAGTCACAGTCAGACCGGGACTTCCATCTTTAAATTCCGTGGTGATATCCACATAGGTCCAGTGATTCTGAAGAACGTTCAGTTCGTAAGGAATGGTGACCGATCCGCGCGTGGTCAACGTACCCACATCAATGATCTTTGCAGAAGGAATAATGCGCGCCAGCGACCATTTGATGGGCAGAGTAACGTCTGCGCCCTCGGCGTTGTCATAAGTCACGACCACCTTGCCGAGCTCTTCTGTTTCGGCCAGGATGCGATACTTTTCAAAGGATAGCGCACTGATGTCCTGCAGCCACACAAGCGACAGAGCCGGTCCCTGACCACTCATCGTCTGGGCGCTTGCTGTGAACACCATATCCGTCGTCGCCTGCTGTCCGTTCACCTGCACAGCCATCAGATCGCTCGCCGCAAAAAGAGGGCGGAGCGACTCGTTTAAGCGAATTGAAACCCGATACTTCAAATCCTGACTGCTCATATTGCGCAGACGATTGCTGAAACTCCTGATGGGAACCTCGGCACAAGGCTTGCCCATGGGTTCGCTTCGACCCAAGCCGAAGCTCGAGCTCCCAGGTTCAAAGGAGAGACCTTCCATGGAACTGACGGCTCTCATGCTCACGACTTTGCCTGTGGAATAGCAGCTGTTCAGAGCTCCTCCGGCATCTATCGAACTGGATTCTCTGCCGCTCATGTAGGGCGAGCCTGTATATGCGACCGTCACCAGCGCTGTCTCAGCCGGTCCGATTTCCAGCTTGTTTGAAGCTGGACTGACAAGACTAAACCCTTGGCCCAAACTCGGAAGTGTGAGCGCAGCCGGGGCGGTTCCCTCGTTCTTAATCTGAAAGCTTTGCATCGCTTTGGCATTCGCTACAACAGTTCCAAAGTTCAACTCGAGCGGACTCAACGCCAGGAATGCACCGGAAACGTCGACGTTGAGGGCGATTTCCTTGCTGATGGAGTTGCCGCTGTCTCCAGGCCGCAGGCTATACCCAAAGACCACTTTTTCACCGGCTTTAAAGGTCGATTCAAAGCGAGTCCGATCGCTCACCTGAATGATGACCCTGATCGTTTCTCCCTTTTTCAGTGAATAGTCATTGATGAAGGAGCTCGTCCCCACTGCATCCCGTGACTGAAGCTTGAAGGTCACGCCTTCGATACGGGAGGAGTTGAATTGGCTGTTGATTCGGCTCTTATTCCAAAGTCCTGCAGCGCCCACCTGGACCGTGCGCGAGGAATGATTGGTAAGATCCACCGAAAATTCAGGCTGATCGCTTGCCCCACAGATATAGCGGCTTCCTTGAGCGCTGGCCTCGACATCAAGATCCTCATTGACTGTATAGTGAAGAGGCAGGACACCGGCGGGCTGCCTGCAAAGGGGAGCAGCCGCATCGTTTTCAAAGCGGAAATTCACCAGCGTATCCCACGTCCCGACCTGATGCGTTTGTAACCAAAGAGGAAAGGAATTCGCCCGCGCTAGTCCAGGCTGGATCGTGAGTTTGGTTTCCGGAAAGTTGATAAAGGGAGCCGTGACAGGTGGCTTTAAGCTGATCGTCACGACGGCAGGACGGTTGCCTCGATTGACAAAATCCACATTGAAGGGATGGGAAGCATAGGATGAAATCGCCTGCGAACTGGTAAACTCCATGCCGCGGATGGGATCGAAAGGAGTGAAAGCGCCATTGCTGGTGGTGCCGACTTCCACATAGGAACCTATCACCGTAGCCTGCAAATCAAAGCTGACAGTTTCACCCGAGGCCTTATCCCTCAGACTGAGTCGTCCTTTGTAGGTGCCCGGTCTGAGTTCCTTTCCATCAAAGAAGACTTTCACGGTGCCTTGAGCATTGGCCGGAATAGTCCATTCCTTGGCATCGACGGTGAAGGGACCTTCGATGCTTTCAAGGCTGACGTCGCTGGCCACATTTTTGCGAAGGCTGAAGCTGATATCCTGCGTTTCCGCGCCGGATGTAAGGCTGCAGCTTTGATTCCATTCCAAACTTTTCTGAGTGGTTTTAAAGACGGTCGAACCCTGGCCCTGCAGTTTCACACTCGGGCTCAATGCGGTGCAAATTGGTTTTGAACTCTGCCACAAAAGGTTGGTGGAATAGGAGCGGTTTTCCAGAGGTTGAAAGCTTACGCTTATAGTC includes:
- a CDS encoding Rieske 2Fe-2S domain-containing protein, whose translation is MENLRTFRDQWFPIARVQDIKAGRSYPKQLFGHRIILFRNENRDIVCLKDECSHMGIPLSQGCVKKGRVQCCYHGWTFNGQGECTDIPRLTLDSTKIREKASVPTYPIRQKYGMVWITVGDPGLCLDSEKEALLLQNNNEASYYSTQSLTSYEFPSHYSIASLNAFDFSHVHIHKILKHFLPVSSGHYKKTHIQQDKAQTTFVDANGENLDVIMQRSPSLQISFKGLSRLRLTRWIDVRVDLQVFGSPVDKDRSLLFAFPIFRGRPRFLLKILRPIVDFVLRFSFAEDIEIFRFQQSVRDQGGSFYKNLSPLDASWIKVHHWLQAFDESGLYEETPTIVPEKKPQQATVPPLSEPDFTLALSRKPMTREPVQPGGGL
- a CDS encoding choice-of-anchor D domain-containing protein, which codes for MLKLKILVLVLASLLACTPKSKPSPTPTGSEGPSTPGPNLGKPGAIPAKLAWEVVDATKFSQCSGSLTAELKLKNSGETAASWTMKQRVKSGLAFVPAQGTLKPREELTIVVTGTLTAADLDLTTGRTNIEVSALYENGEAPLKIQEALEGVLLQFNASTLDFGVVTPKDKAEQQLTLTNLGKTDTQIRFGLNSDFAVNPGQLDLAAGTSKTISVSFQPLENRSYSTNLLWQSSKPICTALSPSVKLQGQGSTVFKTTQKSLEWNQSCSLTSGAETQDISFSLRKNVASDVSLESIEGPFTVDAKEWTIPANAQGTVKVFFDGKELRPGTYKGRLSLRDKASGETVSFDLQATVIGSYVEVGTTSNGAFTPFDPIRGMEFTSSQAISSYASHPFNVDFVNRGNRPAVVTISLKPPVTAPFINFPETKLTIQPGLARANSFPLWLQTHQVGTWDTLVNFRFENDAAAPLCRQPAGVLPLHYTVNEDLDVEASAQGSRYICGASDQPEFSVDLTNHSSRTVQVGAAGLWNKSRINSQFNSSRIEGVTFKLQSRDAVGTSSFINDYSLKKGETIRVIIQVSDRTRFESTFKAGEKVVFGYSLRPGDSGNSISKEIALNVDVSGAFLALSPLELNFGTVVANAKAMQSFQIKNEGTAPAALTLPSLGQGFSLVSPASNKLEIGPAETALVTVAYTGSPYMSGRESSSIDAGGALNSCYSTGKVVSMRAVSSMEGLSFEPGSSSFGLGRSEPMGKPCAEVPIRSFSNRLRNMSSQDLKYRVSIRLNESLRPLFAASDLMAVQVNGQQATTDMVFTASAQTMSGQGPALSLVWLQDISALSFEKYRILAETEELGKVVVTYDNAEGADVTLPIKWSLARIIPSAKIIDVGTLTTRGSVTIPYELNVLQNHWTYVDITTEFKDGSPGLTVTPASLKLHSLESEVLRNPLQVKLDAAWQAASLSGTLKITAKESQTHCPLVSEFNLPVKGQVKIKELVVDSGSPRLTVTPEGKDFRVTSTTDCGTRSDQKTIRIKNNGNFPISFLDFQWEELAEASPFILTSSPSELQKTLEPGATLSLTYQPLEAQRQNYYAEDLRTNNRGVKRKLKATVSEDGEVREVNFIISDMPVGFYLPKTLFTTVPSFRQIQMKGNVAMKVPDFMIPVTGRGASYSLPGLWTVSSDIGQVQTLDEQGQGVGRLGAVMEFPAGFSGTSRMTWTVSHATLKSCSPNSFAIEGTKTSESIDVSLDPGNTVVGTPASDDFLSGGIAAEDGRLTSQVNFDRGKILCGTNAQEQFINITNNTSQTVKILIPSSDASPWLPIQMSVPPIEPGMTGRIRVAVDSSQVETLGSGLGTGRYTISLVANSTLPSRTVSSLRVIQTAEIEGKIVKAYVDGKALLPGKNIVNFGEVARDTTATRDIEWIIQGASGNNQLEFRKSLVAPISDGTPEFKLLEAFGSTIEREIFTVDSRRATLSFRPSVTGDHSVKLEVVGGPAMENVCSAPTIIVKGQGK